A window of the Cucurbita pepo subsp. pepo cultivar mu-cu-16 chromosome LG01, ASM280686v2, whole genome shotgun sequence genome harbors these coding sequences:
- the LOC111792679 gene encoding protein trichome birefringence-like 13, with protein sequence MAVRENHHRHYQAKQVPLFPLLSLICFLSILLALSAFRKTSAPLQPHQSIQFNNGDRSGRSKAARDGSCDYSDGSWYYDPNLRTSRYDHTCKEIFKGWNCYAANKSNALQIINWHWKPKQCDLPHFDPVSFLEKFKNTNIGFVGDSLNRNMFVSLFCSLKRVPGEVKKWRPAGADRGFSFLKYNLTITYHRTNILARYASWSPNVDGGELESLGYKEGYRVDVDIPESSWIEAPNFHDILVFNTGHWWWAPSKFDPVKSPMLFFEKGQPIIPPVPPDVGLDKVLQHMIPYVEKRMPPGAIKFFRTQSPRHFEGGDWYQGGSCQRQQPLSPQQAEDLFSLSNNRTNVEVRLVNEHLLKALNGTSFHILNITPMSELRADAHPASAGGKKHDDCMHWCLPGLTDTWNDLFIQHLYNIRS encoded by the exons ATGGCGGTGAGGGAGAACCACCATCGTCATTACCAAGCGAAGCAAGTTCCTCTTTTCCCCTTACTCTCTCTTATCTGCTTCCTTTCCATTCTTCTCGCTCTCTCAGCTTTCCGTAAAACCTCGGCCCCTCTACAACCGCATCAGAGCATCCAATTCAACAATGGCGATAGATCCGGGAGATCGAAGGCGGCTAGGGACGGCTCGTGCGATTATTCCGATGGAAGTTGGTATTACGATCCGAATTTGAGAACCTCCAGGTACGACCACACCTGCAAAGAGATTTTCAAAGGCTGGAACTGCTATGCGGCGAACAAGTCCAATGCTCTCCAAATCATCAATTGGCATTGGAAGCCGAAGCAATGTGATCTTCCGCATTTTGATCCGGTTTCCTTCCTTGAGAAGTTCAAAAATACTAACATCG GATTTGTTGGCGACTCCTTAAATAGGAACATGTTTGTTTCACTTTTTTGTTCTCTGAAACGTGTGCCGGGTGAAGTGAAAAAGTGGCGTCCTGCTGGTGCTGATCGAGGTTTTTCATTTCTGAAGTACAATCTTACTATTACATATCATAGAACAAATATTCTGGCGCGATATGCTTC GTGGTCACCTAATGTTGATGGTGGAGAATTGGAATCTCTTGGATATAAAGAAGGTTACAGAGTTGATGTTGACATTCCAGAAAGTTCATGGATAGAGGCTCCAAACTTCCatgatattttagttttcaacACAGGACACTG GTGGTGGGCACCTTCAAAATTTGACCCTGTAAAATCACCAATGCTTTTCTTCGAAAAGGGTCAGCCTATCATCCCTCCAGTACCTCCTGATGTTGGCTTGGACAAGGTTCTGCAACATATG ATACCATACGTTGAGAAAAGAATGCCACCCGGTGCAATCAAATTCTTCCGCACGCAATCACCTAGACATTTTGAAGGAGGTGACTGGTACCAAGGTGGTTCTTGCCAGCGGCAGCAGCCTCTATCTCCACAGCAG GCTGAGGATCTGTTCTCGCTGAGCAATAACAGAACCAATGTCGAGGTTCGTCTCGTAAATGAGCACCTCCTCAAGGCCCTTAATGGAACCAGTTTCCATATTTTGAACATAACTCCCATGAGTGAGTTGAGAGCTGATGCACATCCTGCCTCAGCTGGTGGAAAGAAGCACGACGACTGTATGCATTGGTGCTTGCCGGGACTCACCGATACATGGAACGACTTGTTCATACAGCATCTATACAACATTAGAAGTTAG
- the LOC111802522 gene encoding basic form of pathogenesis-related protein 1-like, which translates to MWTQTPPIMAAFIATFMFVLALTNAQNAPRDYLALHNRVRAQVGVGPMQWSNTVAAYAQTYAEKRKGDCAMIHSTGPYGENIAAGYYPEFTGVDAVKLWAKEKPLYDYASNKCVGGECGHYTQMVWRSSVRLGCARVPCKGNSQFVVCNYDPPGNYIGDKPYGSSV; encoded by the coding sequence ATGTGGACTCAAACCCCTCCGATCATGGCCGCTTTCATTGCCACTTTCATGTTTGTCCTCGCCCTAACCAACGCTCAAAACGCCCCCCGTGACTACCTCGCACTTCACAACCGCGTTCGAGCTCAGGTCGGCGTCGGCCCCATGCAATGGAGCAACACCGTGGCCGCGTACGCTCAAACCTATgcggaaaaaagaaagggtgaCTGTGCCATGATTCACTCAACCGGACCGTATGGTGAAAACATAGCTGCGGGGTACTACCCTGAGTTCACTGGGGTGGATGCAGTGAAGTTGTGGGCAAAAGAGAAGCCGTTGTATGATTATGCATCGAATAAATGCGTGGGTGGTGAATGTGGGCACTACACTCAGATGGTGTGGCGAAGCTCGGTGCGACTTGGATGTGCTAGAGTGCCCTGTAAGGGTAATTCTCAGTTTGTTGTTTGCAATTATGATCCTCCTGGCAACTATATTGGAGACAAGCCTTATGGTTCTTCTGTCTGA